In Vigna radiata var. radiata cultivar VC1973A chromosome 3, Vradiata_ver6, whole genome shotgun sequence, the following proteins share a genomic window:
- the LOC106756757 gene encoding exocyst complex component EXO70H1-like: MRKLCFNPKTASFALARNSPSSPQSLISSPTPPRLSFSEPGSVVDEDTFMEEAEAIILKWNPDSSAYAKVTSLFYEDKTEAKHYINCVNQLHQTMHSLISHSPSSHKLVLAHNLMQIAMKRLKKEFYQILCMNRAHLDPESVSARSSRTSANSSSSDCDDDFAAEDDDIRAAGDSITEVEQVSSGAMADLKLIADCMVSSGYAKECVSVYIIIRKSIIDEGIYRLGVEKLSSSRANKMDWEVLDLKIKSWLEAVRIAVRTLFNGERILCDNVFSYSDSVRESCFAEISRDGASLLFGFPELVVKTKKSSPEKLFRVLDMYAVASELLPEIESIFSSDYNSAVRSQVLTSLQRLTESAQFLLTEFESTMLKDSCKTAVNGGGVHSLTIQTMNYLAILADYVNVLSDIFPREWLPLPKSSSLPESYLYSPESDYSASTPALTVRMAWLILVLLCKLDGKAKHCKDVSLSYLFLGNNLWYVVARVRSSNLQYVLGDDWITKHEAKAKRFVANYEKIAWGEVVSSLPENPAAAEARAVFENFNLKFEEAYRKQNSFVVADRELRDEIKGSIARSIVPRYREWYNALLASVGSVRDLTVTEIVTFTPQDIENYLANLFFFGTSSSSVSSSSVTSSPLRRWS; encoded by the coding sequence ATGAGAAAGCTGTGTTTTAACCCCAAGACGGCGTCGTTTGCCTTGGCCCGCAATTCTCCTTCTTCGCCACAATCTTTAATCTCAAGCCCTACACCGCCCAGGCTCAGCTTTTCAGAACCTGGCAGCGTCGTCGACGAAGATACCTTCATGGAGGAAGCAGAGGCAATCATACTCAAATGGAACCCTGACTCCTCGGCCTACGCCAAAGTCACTTCCCTATTTTATGAAGACAAAACAGAAGCCAAACACTACATTAACTGCGTTAACCAGCTTCACCAAACCATGCATTCCTTGATCTCTCACAGCCCTTCCTCTCATAAACTCGTCCTCGCTCACAACCTAATGCAGATCGCCATGAAAAGACTCAAGAAAGAGTTCTACCAGATCTTATGCATGAACCGCGCTCACCTTGATCCCGAATCGGTCTCCGCCAGATCCTCTCGCACCTCCGCCAATTCTAGTTCCTCCGATTGCGACGATGACTTCGCGGCCGAAGACGACGATATCCGTGCCGCCGGCGACTCTATCACCGAAGTCGAGCAGGTTTCCTCAGGCGCCATGGCGGATCTGAAATTAATTGCCGACTGCATGGTCTCTTCCGGCTACGCAAAGGAGTGCGTCAGCGTTTACATCATCATCCGAAAATCCATAATTGACGAAGGAATTTATCGCCTCGGTGTTGAGAAACTGAGCTCGTCGCGCGCTAACAAGATGGATTGGGAAGTGCTTGATTTGAAAATCAAGAGTTGGTTGGAGGCGGTGAGGATTGCCGTTAGAACGCTGTTTAACGGAGAGAGAATCCTCTGCGACAACGTCTTCAGTTACTCGGATTCCGTAAGAGAATCCTGCTTCGCCGAGATTTCCAGAGACGGCGCCTCTCTCCTTTTCGGATTCCCCGAACTCGTCGTCAAAACAAAGAAATCGTCGCCGGAGAAGCTGTTCCGCGTGCTCGACATGTACGCTGTGGCTTCAGAACTGTTGCCAGAGATCGAGTCCATATTTTCCTCCGATTACAACTCCGCCGTGCGTTCTCAGGTCCTCACTTCACTTCAACGACTCACCGAGTCTGCGCAATTCTTGCTCACCGAGTTCGAGTCCACGATGCTAAAAGACTCTTGCAAGACTGCAGTGAACGGCGGCGGCGTGCACTCGCTCACGATTCAGACAATGAATTATCTCGCAATCCTCGCAGATTACGTCAACGTTCTCTCTGACATATTCCCGCGCGAGTGGCTTCCTCTGCCGAAGTCTTCTTCGCTGCCGGAGTCTTATTTATACAGTCCAGAGTCTGATTACTCAGCGTCGACGCCGGCGCTGACGGTGCGCATGGCGTGGCTGATTCTCGTCCTCCTTTGCAAGCTCGATGGCAAAGCGAAGCATTGCAAGGACGTTTCACTATCTTACTTGTTTCTCGGGAACAATCTCTGGTACGTGGTGGCCAGAGTCCGAAGCTCGAACCTGCAGTACGTGCTTGGCGACGATTGGATTACAAAGCACGAAGCTAAAGCGAAGAGGTTTGTGGCGAACTACGAGAAGATAGCTTGGGGAGAAGTGGTTTCATCGCTGCCGGAAAATCCGGCCGCAGCGGAGGCGAGGGCGGTGTTCGAGAACTTCAACCTCAAATTCGAGGAAGCATATCGGAAGCAGAACTCGTTTGTGGTAGCTGATAGAGAGCTGCGAGACGAAATAAAAGGTTCGATCGCGAGAAGTATTGTGCCGAGATATCGTGAGTGGTATAATGCGCTGCTTGCTTCGGTGGGATCAGTGAGGGACTTGACGGTGACGGAGATTGTGACGTTTACCCCACAAGACATTGAAAATTATCTCGCTAACCTCTTCTTTTTTGGAACGTCATCCAGTTCTGTATCCTCCTCGTCGGTAACTTCGTCCCCTCTCCGGCGTTGGAGTTGA